In Blastopirellula sediminis, the following proteins share a genomic window:
- a CDS encoding SlyX family protein: MEQRIERLEELVTYLEETLRVLNDVVVEQANQLDRITKHIHQFSSELRDVRDQLTEKRNPDEERPPHY; the protein is encoded by the coding sequence ATGGAACAACGTATCGAACGCCTCGAAGAGTTGGTCACCTACCTCGAAGAAACATTGCGCGTCCTCAACGACGTCGTTGTTGAACAGGCCAACCAACTCGATAGAATCACGAAACACATCCACCAATTCTCTTCCGAACTGCGAGACGTCCGCGATCAGCTTACGGAAAAGCGTAATCCAGACGAAGAACGCCCGCCCCACTACTAA